The following is a genomic window from Planctomycetota bacterium.
TGACTCGCTCCGACCATCCGTGCGGCACCAACCGTGTGGCGGAGGCGGCCGAGGCGTTCCCCGACGCCGAAATCGTCATCAACCTCCAGGGTGACGAGCCGGAACTCGACCCCGCGCTTCTGGACCGCCTCGTGGACGAGATGCAGAAGGATCCTGGGATTGAACTGGCGACGCTGGCCGGTCCGCTCGCCGCCGAGGATGCGGCCGACCCGAATGCCGTGAAGGTCGTCCTCGCCACTGGCGGCGACGCGCTTTACTTTTCGCGCGCCCCGATTCCCGCCGCGCGCGACGGCGAAGCGTCGCGCCGGGCGCCGCTCCTCCTGCATTTCGGCATCTACGCATTTCGGGCCGAGGCGCTCCGCGCCTTCGCCCTCATGCCGCAGACGCCGCTCGAACGGACCGAGCGGCTGGAGCAACTCAGGTGGCTCGAGCACGGACGGCGGATCCGCGTACTCGTGACGGACCATCGGCCGGTGGGCGTGGACACGCCCGAGGACTATGCCGCGTTTGTCTCGCGCTACGGCAAGCGCCGCAAAAGGTAGGGGACGGGGATGGAAGGCCAGCGCCTGATGCAGGAGATCGCGGGGCAGACGACCGAGACGGAGTTTTTCAGCCCGATGCCGGAAG
Proteins encoded in this region:
- the kdsB gene encoding 3-deoxy-manno-octulosonate cytidylyltransferase, with the translated sequence MSVLCVIPARYGSKRFPGKALASQTGKPLIQHVYEAAARAKRVDAVVVATDDERIRAAVEAFGGRAVMTRSDHPCGTNRVAEAAEAFPDAEIVINLQGDEPELDPALLDRLVDEMQKDPGIELATLAGPLAAEDAADPNAVKVVLATGGDALYFSRAPIPAARDGEASRRAPLLLHFGIYAFRAEALRAFALMPQTPLERTERLEQLRWLEHGRRIRVLVTDHRPVGVDTPEDYAAFVSRYGKRRKR